In the genome of Gordonia rubripertincta, one region contains:
- a CDS encoding NAD(P)H-dependent glycerol-3-phosphate dehydrogenase: protein MRAAVMGAGSWGTAVAKVLVDAGTETVIWARRPELADAINSEHVNPNYLSDITLPEELTATSDSVEALSGADIVVCGVPSQSLRENLKQWTPHIGSDASLVSLAKGIETSTLLRMSEVIAEVTGVADDRVAVLTGPNLAHEVAEGQPAATVIACTDESRAVTLQSAFSTRYFRPYTNTDVIGCEIGGSAKNVIALACGIASGVGFGQNTLATIITRGLAETIRLGVAVGAQIETLAGLAGVGDLVATCSSPLSRNRTFGARLGEGATMAEAQAATNGQVAEGVKSCSSVRALAEKHQVPMPLTDAVHKVCHDGQSVADAINSLLGRSAKPEIYRD, encoded by the coding sequence GTGCGCGCGGCGGTCATGGGTGCTGGATCCTGGGGTACGGCGGTGGCGAAGGTGCTCGTCGACGCGGGGACCGAGACGGTCATCTGGGCACGACGCCCAGAACTGGCCGATGCGATCAACTCCGAACACGTCAATCCGAACTACCTGTCGGACATCACGTTGCCGGAAGAACTCACTGCGACCAGCGACTCGGTCGAGGCCCTGAGCGGGGCCGACATCGTCGTCTGCGGGGTGCCGTCGCAGTCGCTGCGGGAGAACCTCAAGCAGTGGACCCCGCACATCGGCTCCGACGCGTCGCTCGTGTCGCTCGCCAAGGGCATCGAGACCAGCACGCTGCTGCGGATGAGCGAGGTCATCGCCGAGGTCACCGGCGTCGCCGACGACCGCGTCGCGGTCCTCACCGGGCCCAACCTCGCTCACGAGGTCGCCGAAGGGCAGCCGGCCGCGACCGTCATCGCCTGCACCGACGAATCCCGTGCGGTCACCCTGCAGAGCGCCTTCAGCACGCGCTACTTCCGCCCGTATACCAACACCGACGTCATCGGTTGCGAGATCGGCGGCTCGGCGAAGAACGTGATCGCGCTTGCATGCGGTATCGCCAGCGGCGTCGGATTCGGCCAGAACACGCTCGCCACGATCATCACCCGCGGTCTCGCCGAGACCATCCGCCTCGGTGTGGCCGTCGGCGCGCAGATCGAGACCCTCGCCGGACTCGCGGGCGTGGGCGACCTGGTCGCGACCTGTTCGTCCCCGTTGTCGCGCAACCGGACCTTCGGTGCGCGGCTGGGCGAGGGCGCGACGATGGCCGAGGCGCAGGCGGCCACCAACGGGCAGGTCGCCGAGGGCGTGAAGTCGTGTTCGTCGGTGCGTGCGCTCGCCGAGAAGCATCAGGTCCCGATGCCGCTCACCGACGCGGTCCACAAGGTGTGCCACGACGGGCAGTCGGTTGCCGACGCCATCAACTCCCTGCTCGGCCGCAGCGCCAAGCCGGAGATCTACCGGGACTGA
- the cofC gene encoding 2-phospho-L-lactate guanylyltransferase encodes MDHSAVDMSVALSTASGTPVAGGATVVAVLAVKSLHRAKSRLAATLSSAIGHDDPTTRGSLVLAMFLDTVEALRGAGVSRVVVVSPDDDVLAAARRTGTHGLPELPFPTAGSGLNVAFGHGARWARETWPDSMRVVFVQADLPAATSDSLREVLHEAPAHRLSFLTDRDGTGTVLLHGTLTPDDTGALDDAPRFGPGSAAAHRAAGAVELDPAHTRWTDLRTDVDTATDLDAARALGLGPHTAEALRRL; translated from the coding sequence ATGGACCACAGCGCCGTCGACATGAGCGTCGCCCTCAGCACTGCCTCGGGGACCCCCGTGGCCGGCGGGGCGACGGTCGTGGCCGTGCTGGCGGTCAAGAGTCTGCATCGCGCGAAGTCGAGGCTGGCGGCCACCCTGTCGTCGGCCATCGGCCACGACGATCCGACGACCCGCGGCTCGCTGGTCCTCGCGATGTTCCTCGACACCGTCGAAGCGCTGCGCGGTGCCGGCGTCTCGCGGGTGGTGGTCGTCAGTCCCGACGACGACGTGCTCGCCGCCGCCCGGCGCACGGGCACCCATGGACTGCCCGAGTTGCCCTTCCCGACCGCGGGATCGGGACTGAATGTCGCCTTCGGTCACGGTGCACGGTGGGCGCGGGAGACGTGGCCCGATTCGATGCGGGTCGTGTTCGTCCAGGCCGATCTGCCGGCTGCGACGAGCGACTCGTTGCGCGAGGTCCTGCACGAAGCGCCGGCACATCGCCTCAGCTTCCTCACCGACCGCGACGGGACCGGCACCGTTCTGCTGCACGGCACCCTCACCCCCGACGACACCGGCGCCCTCGACGACGCACCGCGTTTCGGCCCGGGATCGGCGGCCGCGCACCGAGCTGCAGGCGCCGTCGAACTCGACCCCGCGCACACGCGATGGACCGATCTGCGCACCGACGTCGACACCGCCACCGATCTCGACGCCGCGCGCGCACTCGGTCTCGGCCCCCACACCGCCGAGGCCCTGCGTCGCCTGTGA
- a CDS encoding RNA degradosome polyphosphate kinase: protein MSPADETSSTTATVTTTPIPNAPPAATLVPDESADLPEDRYLNRELSWLDFNSRVLALAEDTSLPLLERAKFLAIFASNLDEFFMVRVAGLKRRDETGLSVRSADGLSPREQLMRIAGRTQSIADRHARVFLDSVRPALAANDIYVVSWSQLTDEQRARMVDYFQDEVFPVLTPLAVDPAHPFPYISGLSLNLAVTVKDVNESGEHFARVKVPDNVNRFIRVDQLVPYRGTDDGRPKQAVYLPMEHLIAANLGTLFPGMEVVEHHAFRITRNADFEVEEDRDEDLLQALERELARRRFGSPVRLEVADDMSEHMLDLLLRELDVNPADVIQVPGLLDLSSLFELYDLDRPHLKDRPFVPGTHPAFGERETPKSVFSTLREGDVLVHHPYDSFSTSVQRFIEQAAADPQVLAIKQTLYRTSGDSPIVNALIDAAEAGKQVVALVEIKARFDEQANIKWARQLEQAGVHVVYGLVGLKTHCKTCLVVRREGSTIKRYCHIGTGNYNPKTARLYEDVGLLTAAPDIGADLTDLFNTLTGYSRKKEYRNILVAPQGIRAGIIKRINREIELFRAGDDRARVQLKANALVDEQVIDALYRASQNGVPVDVVVRGISALRPGMEGVSDNIHVRSILGQFLEHSRILHFGAQNEYWIGSADMMHRNLDRRVEVMVNVRDKRLAGELGDIFASALDPRTRCWVLQTDGSWVASPAAGEEVRDHQRQMMRRNRRRPETNS from the coding sequence GTGAGCCCTGCCGACGAGACCTCATCGACCACCGCGACTGTCACGACCACGCCGATCCCCAATGCGCCGCCGGCCGCAACCCTCGTCCCCGACGAGTCCGCAGACCTGCCCGAGGACCGGTACCTGAACCGCGAATTGAGTTGGCTCGACTTCAACTCCCGTGTTCTGGCCCTCGCCGAGGACACCTCGCTGCCACTGCTCGAGCGCGCGAAGTTCCTCGCCATCTTCGCCTCCAACCTCGACGAGTTCTTCATGGTGCGGGTCGCCGGCCTGAAGCGTCGTGACGAGACGGGGCTGTCGGTCCGGTCCGCCGACGGGTTGTCCCCGCGCGAACAGTTGATGCGCATCGCCGGGCGCACACAGAGCATCGCCGACCGCCATGCCCGGGTCTTCCTCGACTCGGTGCGGCCGGCGTTGGCCGCCAACGACATCTATGTCGTGTCCTGGTCGCAGTTGACCGACGAGCAGCGTGCCCGCATGGTCGATTACTTCCAGGACGAGGTCTTCCCCGTGCTGACGCCACTGGCCGTCGACCCGGCTCACCCGTTCCCGTACATCAGTGGCCTGTCGTTGAACCTCGCGGTGACCGTCAAGGACGTCAACGAAAGCGGCGAGCACTTCGCGCGAGTGAAGGTCCCCGACAATGTGAATCGCTTCATCCGGGTCGATCAGCTGGTGCCCTACCGCGGCACCGACGACGGGCGCCCCAAGCAGGCGGTGTACCTCCCGATGGAACATCTCATCGCCGCGAACCTGGGCACCCTGTTCCCGGGCATGGAAGTCGTTGAACATCACGCCTTCCGGATCACCCGCAACGCCGACTTCGAGGTCGAGGAGGACCGCGACGAGGACCTCCTGCAGGCGCTCGAGCGGGAACTCGCCCGACGCCGATTCGGCTCGCCGGTGCGACTCGAGGTGGCCGACGACATGAGCGAGCACATGCTCGATCTATTGCTGCGCGAACTCGACGTGAACCCGGCCGACGTCATCCAGGTGCCCGGTCTGCTCGACCTGTCTTCGCTTTTCGAGCTCTACGACCTCGACCGGCCACATCTGAAGGACCGCCCGTTCGTGCCCGGCACGCATCCGGCATTCGGCGAACGGGAGACGCCCAAGAGCGTCTTCTCCACGCTGCGCGAGGGTGATGTCCTCGTGCACCACCCCTACGACTCGTTCTCGACGAGCGTGCAGCGTTTCATCGAACAGGCCGCGGCCGACCCGCAGGTCCTCGCGATCAAGCAGACGCTGTACCGCACCTCGGGTGACTCCCCGATCGTCAACGCGCTCATCGACGCCGCCGAGGCGGGCAAGCAGGTCGTGGCGCTGGTGGAGATCAAGGCCCGCTTCGACGAGCAGGCCAACATCAAGTGGGCACGCCAACTCGAGCAGGCGGGAGTGCACGTCGTCTACGGACTCGTAGGACTCAAGACGCACTGCAAGACGTGCCTGGTGGTACGGCGCGAGGGCTCGACCATCAAGCGGTACTGCCACATCGGGACCGGCAACTACAACCCGAAGACCGCGCGGCTCTACGAGGACGTGGGCCTGCTGACCGCCGCTCCCGACATCGGCGCGGACCTCACCGACCTGTTCAACACCCTGACCGGCTACTCCCGCAAGAAGGAGTACCGGAACATCCTCGTTGCCCCGCAGGGCATCCGGGCGGGGATCATCAAACGCATCAACCGCGAGATCGAGCTGTTCCGCGCAGGCGACGACCGCGCCCGCGTGCAGTTGAAGGCCAACGCGCTGGTCGACGAGCAGGTGATCGACGCGCTGTATCGCGCGTCGCAGAACGGGGTTCCGGTCGACGTGGTGGTCCGCGGCATCAGCGCACTCCGCCCGGGGATGGAAGGTGTCAGCGACAACATCCACGTCCGGTCGATCCTCGGACAGTTCCTCGAACACTCCCGAATCCTGCATTTCGGTGCCCAGAACGAGTATTGGATCGGCAGCGCCGACATGATGCACCGCAATCTCGACCGCCGCGTCGAGGTGATGGTGAACGTGCGCGACAAACGCCTCGCCGGCGAACTCGGCGACATCTTCGCCTCCGCGCTCGACCCCCGTACCCGTTGCTGGGTCCTGCAGACCGACGGCAGCTGGGTGGCCTCCCCCGCCGCCGGAGAAGAGGTCCGGGATCATCAACGACAGATGATGCGCCGCAATCGTCGTCGGCCGGAGACCAATTCGTGA
- a CDS encoding NUDIX hydrolase gives MGKTPPKNVWAAGAVVWRPSPSGSTATEDVEIAVVHRPRYDDWTIPKGKGEPGETLVDTAVREIAEETGQHVVLGRHLGDVHYDVDAGRKHVRYWSARGSDAGFTPDDEVDELRWLTVEKARELLSHELDRQVLREFTRLPADLHTLLLVRHAKAGRRSQYKGDDRLRPLDAVGRTQAVALVPLLLAFGARRVHAADRVRCEQTLEPLRARLEVEARSEPDLSEEVYRANPAAAQRRIRELASEMPDTPAVCSQGKVIPPLMEWWAEQDGITLPKASNRKGSVWVCSLHDGRLVAADHIASPLPPD, from the coding sequence ATGGGTAAGACCCCGCCGAAGAACGTGTGGGCCGCGGGCGCCGTGGTCTGGCGTCCGTCGCCGTCGGGCTCGACGGCGACGGAAGACGTGGAGATCGCCGTCGTCCACCGGCCGCGCTACGACGACTGGACGATCCCCAAGGGCAAGGGCGAGCCGGGCGAGACCCTCGTCGACACCGCGGTCCGCGAGATCGCCGAGGAGACCGGACAACACGTGGTCCTCGGGCGGCACCTCGGCGATGTCCACTACGACGTCGACGCGGGTCGCAAGCACGTGCGTTACTGGTCGGCGCGCGGCAGCGACGCCGGCTTCACCCCGGACGACGAGGTCGACGAATTGCGCTGGCTCACGGTCGAGAAGGCACGCGAGTTGTTGAGCCACGAGCTGGATCGTCAGGTCCTGCGGGAGTTCACGCGGTTGCCGGCCGATCTGCACACCCTGCTGCTGGTGCGCCATGCCAAGGCGGGTCGACGTTCTCAGTACAAGGGCGACGACCGCCTTCGCCCACTCGACGCGGTGGGCCGCACGCAGGCGGTGGCCCTCGTCCCCCTTCTGCTGGCCTTCGGTGCCCGGCGGGTTCACGCGGCGGATCGAGTGCGCTGCGAGCAGACGCTCGAACCTCTGCGCGCCCGCCTCGAGGTCGAAGCGCGGAGCGAGCCGGACCTCTCCGAAGAGGTGTATCGCGCCAATCCGGCGGCGGCACAACGACGCATCAGGGAACTCGCGTCCGAGATGCCGGACACGCCCGCCGTGTGCAGCCAGGGGAAGGTGATCCCACCGCTCATGGAATGGTGGGCCGAGCAGGACGGGATCACGCTGCCGAAGGCGTCGAACCGCAAGGGCAGTGTATGGGTCTGCTCGCTCCACGACGGCCGGCTCGTGGCGGCCGATCACATCGCGAGTCCCCTGCCCCCGGACTGA
- a CDS encoding HU family DNA-binding protein, whose product MNKAELIDELTKKLDADRKTATEAVELVVDTIVRAVNKGESVTITGFGVFEKRKRAPRVARNPRTGETVKVRATSVPAFRPGAQFKAVVAGKQKLAATGPAVKRGSGATAAKKAAPAKKTAAKKATPAKKTAAKKAPAKTTAAKKTTAAKKTTPAKKTTAAKKTTTAAKKATPAKKAAPAKKTAAKKAPAKKTAAKKAPAKKSTRR is encoded by the coding sequence ATGAACAAGGCGGAGCTCATTGATGAGCTGACCAAGAAGCTCGACGCGGATCGCAAGACTGCGACTGAAGCCGTCGAGCTCGTCGTCGACACGATCGTTCGCGCGGTCAACAAGGGCGAGAGCGTGACGATCACCGGCTTCGGCGTCTTCGAGAAGCGGAAGCGCGCACCGCGCGTCGCGCGCAACCCGCGCACCGGCGAAACCGTGAAGGTCCGTGCTACTTCGGTTCCCGCGTTCCGTCCGGGCGCTCAGTTCAAGGCCGTCGTGGCCGGCAAGCAGAAGCTCGCCGCCACCGGCCCGGCTGTGAAGCGCGGCAGCGGAGCCACCGCGGCCAAGAAGGCTGCTCCGGCCAAGAAGACCGCGGCGAAGAAGGCCACCCCGGCGAAGAAGACCGCGGCCAAGAAGGCTCCGGCCAAGACCACGGCAGCGAAGAAGACCACCGCGGCCAAGAAGACCACGCCGGCGAAGAAGACCACCGCAGCGAAGAAGACGACGACCGCGGCGAAGAAGGCCACCCCGGCCAAGAAGGCTGCACCGGCCAAGAAGACCGCCGCAAAGAAGGCTCCGGCCAAGAAGACTGCGGCCAAGAAGGCTCCGGCCAAGAAGTCGACGCGTCGCTGA
- the leuD gene encoding 3-isopropylmalate dehydratase small subunit, with product MQPFTEHTGIGVPLRRSNVDTDQIIPAEYLKRVTRTGFEDGLFAGWRTDPDFILNNEPWNNGSVLVAGPDFGTGSSREHAVWALSDFGFRVVISSRFADIFRGNAGKAGLVAAQVEQSDVELLWKRLEENPGMEITVSLVDKTVTAGDLVVPLAIDDYTRWRLMEGLDDIGLTLRQVDAISEHESKRPSFKPRTLAD from the coding sequence ATGCAGCCGTTCACCGAACACACGGGCATTGGCGTCCCGCTGCGCCGCAGCAACGTCGACACCGACCAGATCATCCCAGCCGAGTACCTGAAGCGCGTGACCCGCACGGGCTTTGAGGACGGCCTGTTCGCCGGATGGCGTACCGATCCGGACTTCATCCTCAACAACGAGCCGTGGAACAACGGCTCGGTGCTCGTCGCCGGTCCGGATTTCGGCACCGGCTCCTCGCGTGAGCACGCGGTGTGGGCGCTGTCCGATTTCGGGTTCCGCGTGGTGATCTCGTCTCGTTTCGCCGACATCTTCCGCGGGAACGCGGGCAAGGCCGGACTCGTCGCCGCCCAGGTCGAGCAGTCCGACGTCGAGTTGCTGTGGAAGCGTCTCGAGGAGAACCCCGGGATGGAAATCACGGTGAGCCTTGTCGATAAGACCGTCACCGCCGGAGACCTCGTGGTGCCGTTGGCAATTGATGACTACACGCGGTGGCGCCTGATGGAGGGTCTCGATGACATCGGATTGACGTTGCGCCAGGTAGACGCGATTTCCGAGCACGAATCGAAGCGCCCGTCGTTCAAACCGAGGACTCTCGCGGACTGA
- the leuC gene encoding 3-isopropylmalate dehydratase large subunit, with translation MSNSPAQPLTLAEKVWRDHVVVPGEADASGTRNPDLIYIDLHLVHEVTSPQAFDGLRLAGRPVRRLDLTIATEDHNVPTIDIDKPIADPVSRTQVDTLRKNCEEFGVRLHPMGDAEQGIVHVVGPQLGLTQPGMTVVCGDSHTATHGAFGSIAMGIGTSEVEHVLATQTLSLRPFKTMAINVDGELPPGVTAKDLILAIIAKIGTGGGQGYVLEYRGEAIRKLSMEARMTVCNMSIEAGARAGMIAPDEVTYEFLKGRPHAPKGAEWDAAVTYWDSLRTDDDAVFDAEVHIDASELTPFVTWGTNPGQGAPLGSIVPNPADFGDEVASSAAAKALEYMDLKPGTPLRDIKVDTVFVGSCTNGRIEDLRAVADVLKGRKLADGMRMLIVPGSMRVRAQAEEEGLGEIFLNAGAEWRQAGCSMCLGMNPDQLAPGERCASTSNRNFEGRQGKGGRTHLVSPAVAAATAIRGTLSAPADLG, from the coding sequence ATGAGCAACAGCCCAGCCCAGCCGCTTACTCTCGCCGAGAAGGTCTGGCGCGACCATGTTGTCGTGCCCGGTGAAGCAGATGCGTCCGGAACCAGGAACCCGGACCTGATCTACATCGACCTCCATCTCGTGCACGAGGTCACCAGTCCGCAGGCCTTCGACGGCCTCCGGTTGGCGGGACGCCCCGTGCGGCGCCTCGACCTGACGATCGCCACCGAGGACCACAACGTCCCGACGATCGACATCGACAAGCCGATCGCCGATCCGGTGTCGCGCACGCAGGTCGACACCCTCCGCAAGAACTGCGAGGAGTTCGGTGTCCGGTTGCACCCGATGGGTGACGCCGAACAGGGCATCGTGCACGTCGTCGGTCCGCAGCTGGGTCTGACGCAGCCCGGCATGACCGTGGTGTGCGGCGACAGCCACACCGCCACCCATGGCGCCTTCGGTTCGATCGCGATGGGCATCGGCACCAGCGAGGTCGAGCACGTCCTGGCCACGCAGACGCTGTCGCTGCGTCCGTTCAAGACGATGGCGATCAACGTCGACGGTGAACTGCCGCCCGGCGTCACCGCCAAGGACCTGATCCTGGCGATCATCGCGAAGATCGGCACCGGCGGCGGGCAGGGATACGTCCTCGAATACCGCGGCGAGGCGATCCGCAAACTGTCGATGGAAGCCCGGATGACCGTGTGCAACATGTCGATCGAGGCCGGCGCCCGTGCCGGCATGATCGCCCCCGACGAGGTCACCTACGAGTTCCTCAAGGGACGCCCGCATGCCCCGAAGGGCGCCGAATGGGATGCGGCTGTTACCTATTGGGACAGCCTGCGCACCGACGACGACGCCGTCTTCGATGCCGAGGTTCACATCGACGCGAGTGAGCTGACCCCGTTCGTCACCTGGGGGACCAACCCCGGCCAGGGGGCGCCGCTGGGATCGATCGTTCCCAACCCCGCCGATTTCGGTGACGAGGTGGCATCGAGCGCCGCCGCCAAGGCTCTCGAGTACATGGACCTGAAGCCCGGTACCCCGTTGCGTGACATCAAGGTCGACACGGTCTTCGTCGGATCGTGCACCAACGGCCGCATCGAGGACCTGCGCGCGGTCGCCGACGTCCTCAAGGGGCGCAAGCTCGCCGACGGCATGCGGATGCTCATCGTGCCCGGCTCGATGCGGGTGCGCGCCCAGGCCGAGGAAGAGGGCCTCGGGGAGATCTTCCTCAACGCCGGCGCCGAGTGGCGTCAGGCCGGTTGCTCGATGTGTCTGGGGATGAACCCGGATCAGCTCGCCCCCGGCGAGCGTTGCGCCTCGACGTCGAACCGCAATTTCGAAGGGCGGCAGGGCAAGGGCGGACGAACCCACCTGGTGTCGCCGGCCGTCGCGGCCGCCACCGCGATCCGCGGGACGCTGTCCGCTCCGGCCGATCTCGGTTGA
- a CDS encoding IclR family transcriptional regulator: MGKDSASGVSSGIGVLDKSVAVLHAIAEAPCNLSELCGRTGLPRATAHRLAVGLETHRFLARDITGRWQPGPALGELAASAHDPVTESALMVLPRLRDITGESVQVYRREGAERVCVAAMEPPTGLRDTVPVGTRFPMSAGSAAKVLLAWADPTTQRALLHDSVFSERALHEIRRRGWAQSAGERAAGVASVSAPVRDGNGDVVAAISVSGPIDRMGRRPGARWAADLLAAADAIHKRLQTSRA; the protein is encoded by the coding sequence ATGGGAAAGGATAGCGCATCCGGGGTCAGCAGCGGAATCGGCGTACTCGACAAATCCGTGGCTGTGCTGCATGCCATAGCCGAGGCCCCGTGCAATCTCTCGGAGCTGTGCGGGCGGACCGGACTCCCGCGCGCCACGGCCCATCGGCTGGCGGTCGGCCTCGAGACCCACCGCTTCCTCGCCCGGGACATCACCGGCCGCTGGCAGCCGGGGCCGGCTCTCGGCGAACTCGCCGCCTCCGCCCACGATCCCGTGACGGAGTCGGCCCTGATGGTCCTTCCCCGCCTTCGCGACATCACCGGCGAATCGGTTCAGGTCTATAGGCGGGAAGGTGCCGAGCGCGTGTGCGTCGCGGCGATGGAACCACCCACCGGTCTGCGCGACACCGTGCCGGTGGGCACCCGATTCCCGATGAGCGCGGGCTCCGCGGCCAAGGTCTTGCTCGCCTGGGCCGACCCGACCACGCAGCGTGCACTGCTTCACGACAGCGTCTTCAGTGAGCGTGCACTGCACGAGATCCGACGCCGCGGCTGGGCCCAGAGCGCCGGCGAACGTGCCGCCGGCGTGGCAAGCGTCTCGGCCCCGGTGCGCGACGGCAACGGCGACGTCGTCGCGGCCATCTCGGTCTCCGGTCCGATCGACCGCATGGGGCGTCGTCCCGGCGCACGATGGGCGGCCGATCTGCTGGCTGCCGCCGATGCGATCCACAAGCGGCTGCAGACCTCCCGCGCCTGA
- a CDS encoding PPOX class F420-dependent oxidoreductase, with protein sequence MGVNQRNQIVMSDAEIEQFVARSRTATLATTGPDGGIHLVAMWYGVIDGEIWFETKSKSQKAVNLRRDNRCTVMIEDGDTYDTLRGVSFEGTAEILDDPDSCLKVGISVWERYTAPYTEESRPFVEQMMHKRVAVRLVPSRTRSWDHRKLGIPEMPASGSTAQYL encoded by the coding sequence ATGGGAGTCAATCAACGCAACCAGATCGTCATGTCCGACGCAGAGATCGAGCAATTCGTCGCGCGCAGCCGCACGGCCACCCTCGCGACGACGGGCCCCGACGGCGGCATCCACCTCGTCGCCATGTGGTACGGCGTCATCGACGGCGAGATCTGGTTCGAGACGAAGTCCAAGTCGCAGAAGGCGGTCAACCTCCGCCGCGACAACCGGTGCACAGTGATGATCGAGGACGGCGACACCTACGACACGTTGCGCGGCGTCTCCTTCGAGGGGACCGCCGAGATCCTCGACGACCCCGACTCGTGCCTGAAGGTCGGGATCAGCGTCTGGGAGCGCTACACGGCCCCCTACACCGAGGAATCGCGACCGTTCGTCGAGCAGATGATGCACAAGCGTGTGGCCGTCCGCCTGGTGCCCTCGCGCACCCGTTCGTGGGATCACCGCAAGCTCGGCATCCCGGAGATGCCGGCGTCGGGAAGCACCGCGCAGTACCTGTAG
- the gltX gene encoding glutamate--tRNA ligase, which yields MTSSETVRVRFCPSPTGTPHVGLVRTALFNFAQARHDGGTFVFRIEDTDSSRDSEESYQAILDALRWLGMDWDEGPEVGGPYGPYRQSERRDIHADVVKRLLEAGEAYEAFSTPEEVEARHKAAGRDPKLGYDNFDRDLTDEQREAYRAEGRKPVVRLRMPDTDLTWDDLVRGTTTIKAGTVPDFALTRASGDPLYTLVNPVDDAMMKITHVLRGEDLLSSTPRQLALYEALIRIGVADFVPQFAHLPFVMGEGNKKLSKRDPQSNLFHHRDRGFIPEGLLNYLALLGWGYSSDVDVFSLDEMIAAFDVRQVNSNPARFDQKKADAINAEHIRRLELGDFTARLKEFLVGHGHLSEPVDDVSFAALAELVQTRIQVLGDAWDLIKFVYVSDDDFTIDEKAASKNLGADAVAVLDATIAAIEPLASWTTQELQDALNGALVDGMELKPRKAFGPVRVAVTGSQVSPPLFESMEILGREKTLARLAAAREIAAN from the coding sequence ATGACCAGTAGTGAGACCGTACGAGTCCGATTCTGTCCGTCCCCGACCGGTACACCCCATGTGGGACTCGTGCGGACCGCGCTGTTCAACTTCGCCCAGGCGCGTCACGACGGCGGAACCTTCGTGTTCCGCATCGAGGACACCGATTCGTCGCGTGACAGCGAGGAGTCGTACCAGGCCATCCTCGACGCCCTGCGCTGGCTCGGGATGGACTGGGATGAGGGGCCCGAGGTGGGTGGTCCCTACGGTCCCTACCGACAGTCGGAGCGGCGCGACATCCACGCCGACGTCGTCAAGCGTCTCCTCGAGGCGGGGGAGGCCTACGAGGCCTTCTCGACCCCGGAAGAGGTCGAGGCGCGGCACAAGGCTGCCGGGCGTGATCCCAAGCTCGGCTACGACAACTTCGACCGCGATCTCACCGACGAGCAGCGGGAGGCCTACCGTGCCGAGGGTCGCAAACCGGTTGTCCGCCTGCGCATGCCGGACACGGACCTCACCTGGGACGACCTCGTCCGCGGTACGACGACCATCAAGGCTGGCACCGTTCCCGACTTCGCGCTGACCCGCGCGTCTGGCGACCCGCTGTACACATTGGTCAACCCGGTCGACGACGCGATGATGAAGATCACCCACGTCCTTCGTGGCGAGGACCTGCTCTCGTCGACGCCGCGGCAACTCGCGCTGTACGAGGCGCTCATCCGCATCGGCGTCGCCGACTTCGTCCCCCAGTTCGCCCATCTGCCGTTCGTGATGGGCGAGGGCAACAAGAAGCTGTCCAAGCGCGACCCCCAGTCGAACCTCTTCCATCACCGCGATCGGGGTTTCATCCCGGAGGGTCTGCTCAACTACCTGGCCCTTCTCGGGTGGGGTTACTCGAGCGACGTCGATGTCTTCTCGCTGGACGAAATGATCGCGGCTTTCGATGTGCGACAGGTCAATTCGAATCCTGCGCGTTTCGACCAGAAGAAGGCCGACGCGATCAACGCCGAGCACATCCGCCGACTCGAACTCGGTGACTTCACCGCACGCCTCAAGGAATTCCTCGTCGGTCACGGCCATCTGTCGGAGCCGGTAGACGATGTGAGTTTCGCCGCACTCGCCGAGCTGGTCCAGACGCGTATCCAGGTCCTCGGCGACGCCTGGGACCTCATCAAGTTCGTCTACGTGTCCGACGACGACTTCACCATCGACGAGAAGGCCGCGAGCAAGAACCTGGGTGCCGACGCGGTGGCCGTTCTCGACGCCACGATCGCAGCCATCGAGCCGTTGGCCTCCTGGACCACACAGGAGCTGCAGGACGCGCTCAACGGGGCTCTGGTGGACGGTATGGAGCTCAAACCGCGTAAGGCGTTCGGTCCGGTGCGGGTCGCCGTGACCGGTTCGCAGGTGAGTCCGCCGCTCTTCGAGTCGATGGAGATCCTGGGTCGGGAGAAGACCCTCGCGCGCCTCGCCGCAGCCCGTGAGATCGCTGCAAATTAG